The Mytilus galloprovincialis chromosome 3, xbMytGall1.hap1.1, whole genome shotgun sequence genomic interval ATATCAAATAATTATTTGAAACAAAGGAAGATATATAGAAAGTGAGAACTATTTATGAGTTACATTGGTGCTGACAGCATAATGACCGAGAGTGCACTCAATTCAGCAGCAGCTATGGATATTGCTAATCCCGAAAATATAGAACTAAACAAAAGTTATAATGGTTCATCTGAAAAATGTCAACTTGGCATTGGGCAGCAAGAAAATTTTGACCAATTTAATACAGGTATAACTACAGTCCATAGTTTACCTTTCGAATCTCATAAGATTTTGgttcaaaatgaaaatataatggCGGTTTCTTCCACTGTTAATGAAGAACCTATCAAAATCGATAGTTCAAAGAATAACAGGATGTCGAATGGGAAATTGTACAGTTTTGAAGGTGGAAATTTAAGAAGTCCTATAAATCCTTCTTGTggtaaaattcacaaaaaaaaatcaaacaaggaaAATGTGAACAATGTTAACATTTCACCACTAGCTGAACTCAAACACTTTCCAACCCAACCAGTAAAAGCTAAACAAAATATTCATCAAGAAAAAGGTATAACCGAACTCATTAATGCCCTTTATGGAAAACGTGAAGGAGATTCTGTTGATAAAGAAGACAAGCTAAAATCTAGTATTTCCTTTTCAAAAATAAAGGTTAAAGAAGATATTGTAGATAAAAAGGATGTGAAACAATCAAATATTTTCGAAAATGTTTATGATGGTGTTTACAAGGGAGAAGACACGAAAAAGCCTGATTTAAATTCTTGTATGAAAGTTCAAACTTCTGATGAGAAACCTAATTATGTTTCGCTTACACACTGTAAGAAAGACATCTTAACAAAGGTTGAGGTTGAGGTCACTGAAGCTAAGATACCTACCAGTTGTACTGACTCCAAAGATAACAAGTTTGTTAAAGATGATTTAGACAAATCCGATGTAATCGCATCACTTCAGGACGTAAATAGGTGTGATTTCTGTGGATTGGAAATTACTGATAATATTAAGTTCAAATCTCACATGAGATTGCACTTACGAAAGAAATCGTTTCCTTGTGACGCATgcgataaaaaatttaaaactttagaTTATTTAAAGACCCACAAGAGATTTCATACTGGTCATAACCTGAGCAGCTGCGATGTTTGTGGTAAAGATTTCATTTGTAAGAAAGATTTACTtagacacatgagaatacataatGGGGAACAACCATACGTTTGCAGTATATGCTCTGAAAGTTTTAGCTCTCCACAAAGCTTGAATATTCACATGAGATCTCACACAGGAGAGAAACCGTATAGCTGCAATATTTGTCCTAAAAGATTTACAAATCATGGCGACATGAGAAGACATAAGAGAAAACATGATGGCAAAGTCGAAAAGACGCACAACTGTACAATATGTAGTCAAAGCTTCAAATCTATGAATGGATTAGAAATTCACAACATGAAGCATACCGGGGACCTCCCTCACTCATGTGAGGTTTGTGGGAAAGGCTTTAGAGGTTTCGGAAACTTATCGCTTCATATGAAAATACATACTGGAGAAAAACCGTATAATTGCAAAATATGTGGTAAAAGTTTCGTACAGAGTACACACTTGAGAAGTCATATTAGACAGCATAACCAAAGTCCATACTGTtgcacattatgtagaaaaatgTTCAAATTGTCGAGTGATTTGGCAACACATATGAAAATACATACTGATGAAAAACCATACATTTGTGTAATATGTAGTGAGAGTTTTGGAGACAAACATGAACTAAAAAAACATATACGTGTTCATAAAGAAAGATCGAAGCCGAAACAATTTACGTGTCGTATTTGTAATAGAACATTAAGTTGTGGAAGCCTGACAACCCATATGAGAGTACACACTAATGAAAAACCCTTCATTTGTAAAATTTGTGGGAAAGGATTTAAACAGGGTAGTAATCTTAAAACTCATCTGAAAATGCATACCGGCGAAAAATCACATAAGTGCGATATATGTGGCGAGAGTTTTCGATTTCCAAGCATTCTTTTGAACCATGTTCGAGTTCATACAGGTGAAACACCTTACGTTTGTACTACTTGTGGCAAAGGATTTACCACAAACTCTAGTTTGAGTTCTCATCTTATGATACATACAGACATAAAGCCTTTCAAGTGTGACATTTGTGGTAATACCTTCAGACGGAGTAATCATTATGATagtcacatgagaacacatactggcgAAAAACCGTTTAAATGTGTAGAATGTGGTAAAAGTTTTAGCGAGAACAGTGCACTCAAAgggcacatgagaacacatacaggtgaattGCCTTATGAATgtgaaatatgtaataaaaagtttGCCTATCTTAGCAATTTACAAAGGCATGTGAAAACACACTCTGGTGAAAAGCCAAGATGTTGTACTACCTGCGGGAAAAGGTTTGGAGATAATGCCCAATTGAAAACGCATATGAGAACACATAGTAAAGAGATGTTAAGCTGCGAAACATGTGGTAAAGAATTAAAGGACAAACGTTCAGTGAAAAGACATATCTTAATGCATTCTGGAAAAACGCCTTACGAGTGCGATGTATGCAGCAAAACGTTCTTCACAGGAAAAGAATTGAATCAACACCTTAAAACACACACAGGTGAAAAACCCTACAGTTGTCCTTATTGCATCGGACGTGACTACCTTTCAAAACAACGCTTTAATGATCATATGAGAAAACATGACATTAAGAATGATCTGTCATAAAAAGGTCTGACTCAATGGTTTTCTTTTTCATAAAAAGTTAGCTTATTTTTGAAAACATATTCTGATCCTGAAATTGTTTTATGTACAGTTATGAATGAACACTTGTAGTACACATAATTTCGATATTAGTATTACGAGTTTATTTTAAAACATCAACTCTAAAAGGATATGTACTACTGTACATGTATTTAGGTTGCACAAAATCTGACTGAACTATCTGTGACAGAATTTAAGGGGATACAACTCAAATGTAACGTCTTGTTTTGTAAATTGAACATGAAAACCAATAGGCACCAGGAATAGTTGATAATATATAAACATTCAAAATGACACTGCTTTGCAAACCACGAGCGCTTTATACAAATACTATTTATTATCCTCATGGTTCTAAAGGTGTCTATCATGTACATTcatgttatttaatttttataaaattataaaaaaaaggcaACACTTCTCGAGCTGCTTTCCTCACAGTTTTTATTTGGATTCAAATTTTTGATCTTCGTGAAtataattatcaatttcccaAACATGTTTTCTACATTTGGTTTGCATTTCGAGTGATTTTTCATTTTCCGAAAATGTTTTATTGGGATAATGCTCTGTGTTCATCTTAATATGCAGATAATGTTACTAACGATTTTGTCAATCGCCATTTGAACACAGTTTTCGAACTAAAATTTGTAGTTTAGTTTTTTCCCAATGATGAGTTATATTGTTATGTAAGTGTGTCCGTCTGACGTGTTGTGTCTGACATTGACTAATACATGGACACTTgaaaatgttaagtttatattTCACTGTTGTAAAAGTTTTTATTCACATACAAATAGTTATTTCCATTAAAGTCGGCAATTTCAGCGTGTTTTTAAACAATCCAAACCTTAAACGAAACCAAGTTTCGGTcttaaaattgtattttcatggaataatgtttgattatttgatttgattattaAGTTTGTTATcggtttaattttgttttaagtttgtttcattagtttttttaattgattcattaaaataatttgttttcgcTTTTTAAAGTTTATTGCCATAGGTACCACATTAATGTGAAAAGGAGTTTCACACGCTGCTAGTTTAAGAGTTTCTATCAAATTGATATTACATTGTCTATGAATGAACGTACCATAGAtaccaagatttaaaaaaaaatatcgtcagGGCAGACCCACGGTTCGcctaaactggacccctgctgtgttcacttatcgctacactgacaACAGGTATGGCCTTAATCCcgtggtcag includes:
- the LOC143068629 gene encoding uncharacterized protein LOC143068629, whose protein sequence is MSYIGADSIMTESALNSAAAMDIANPENIELNKSYNGSSEKCQLGIGQQENFDQFNTGITTVHSLPFESHKILVQNENIMAVSSTVNEEPIKIDSSKNNRMSNGKLYSFEGGNLRSPINPSCGKIHKKKSNKENVNNVNISPLAELKHFPTQPVKAKQNIHQEKGITELINALYGKREGDSVDKEDKLKSSISFSKIKVKEDIVDKKDVKQSNIFENVYDGVYKGEDTKKPDLNSCMKVQTSDEKPNYVSLTHCKKDILTKVEVEVTEAKIPTSCTDSKDNKFVKDDLDKSDVIASLQDVNRCDFCGLEITDNIKFKSHMRLHLRKKSFPCDACDKKFKTLDYLKTHKRFHTGHNLSSCDVCGKDFICKKDLLRHMRIHNGEQPYVCSICSESFSSPQSLNIHMRSHTGEKPYSCNICPKRFTNHGDMRRHKRKHDGKVEKTHNCTICSQSFKSMNGLEIHNMKHTGDLPHSCEVCGKGFRGFGNLSLHMKIHTGEKPYNCKICGKSFVQSTHLRSHIRQHNQSPYCCTLCRKMFKLSSDLATHMKIHTDEKPYICVICSESFGDKHELKKHIRVHKERSKPKQFTCRICNRTLSCGSLTTHMRVHTNEKPFICKICGKGFKQGSNLKTHLKMHTGEKSHKCDICGESFRFPSILLNHVRVHTGETPYVCTTCGKGFTTNSSLSSHLMIHTDIKPFKCDICGNTFRRSNHYDSHMRTHTGEKPFKCVECGKSFSENSALKGHMRTHTGELPYECEICNKKFAYLSNLQRHVKTHSGEKPRCCTTCGKRFGDNAQLKTHMRTHSKEMLSCETCGKELKDKRSVKRHILMHSGKTPYECDVCSKTFFTGKELNQHLKTHTGEKPYSCPYCIGRDYLSKQRFNDHMRKHDIKNDLS